In Lewinellaceae bacterium, a single window of DNA contains:
- a CDS encoding methylmalonyl-CoA mutase family protein — MQTVAPYQPKNKVRIVTAASLFDGHDAAINIMRRIMQSSGAEIIHLGHNRSVREIVDTAIMEDAQGIAITSYQGGHNEFFKYMHDLLKEKGAGHIKIFGGGGGTILPEEIEELHEYGITRIYSPDDGRQMGLQGMINDVLEQCDFPVGASLNGQLKEYTSKDPMVLARMISAVENFPDDNRDWLDKLRREVERKVIPVLGITGTGGAGKSSLVDELMRRFLMDFEDKTIAIISVDPSKRKTGGALLGDRIRMNSITSALADGRVFMRSLATRQSNLALSKHVQAAVDILKAAQFDLIVLETSGIGQSDTEIVDHSDVSLYVMTPDYGAATQLEKIDMLDFADIIAINKFDKRGAQDALRDVKKQYQRNHQLFSKSLEEMPVFGTIASQFNDPGTNTLYRVLMDTVAERTGAPLKSSFHSSDEMSEKIYIIPPKRVRYLSEISDNNRNYDSWVDRQAGIARQLFGLKHSIETIEKQNNLSNKKETLATLRKAYEDLELDLDGDCKRILDGWEEKKAAYAADEYVYKVRGREIRVPTFTESLSHSRIPRVALPRFQDWGEILRWVLQENVPGDFPYTAGVFPFKRKGEDPTRMFAGEGGPERTNKRFHYLSEDMPAARLSTAFDSVTLYGEDPDYRPDIYGKVGNSGVSVCCLDDAKKLYSGFDLCDPKTSVSMTINGPAATIAAFFMNAAIDQQCEKYIREHGLEDKVEAKLKELYDNRGLPRPKYEAELPEANDGLGLLLLGVTGDQILEERVYNELKAKALSSVRGTVQADILKEDQAQNTCIFSTEFSLKLMGDMQEYFIWKKVKNFYSVSISGYHIAEAGANPISQLAFTLANGFTFVEYYLSRGMAIDDFAPNLSFFFSNGVDAEYAVIGRVARRIWAKAMKNKYGADERSQKLKYHIQTSGRSLHAQEISFNDIRTTLQALYAIYDNCNSLHTNAYDEAITTPTEESVRRAVAIQMIINHELGMAKNENPLQGSFIIEELTELVEEAVLMEFDRITERGGVLGAMETMYQRGKIQDESIYYETLKHTGGLPIIGVNTFLNKDGSPTILPKEVIRATREEKEAQIETQRNLRKANEEEGPKMLRRLQEVAIRNGNTFEELMETVKHCSLGQITHALFEVGGQYRRNM, encoded by the coding sequence ATGCAAACCGTAGCGCCATACCAGCCAAAAAATAAAGTGCGGATCGTCACCGCCGCTTCCCTGTTTGATGGGCACGACGCCGCCATCAACATCATGCGCCGCATCATGCAGAGCTCAGGGGCGGAGATCATCCACCTCGGGCACAACCGCTCCGTCAGGGAGATCGTGGATACGGCCATCATGGAAGACGCCCAGGGCATCGCCATCACCTCCTACCAGGGCGGCCACAACGAGTTTTTCAAATACATGCACGACCTGCTGAAGGAGAAGGGCGCCGGCCACATCAAAATCTTCGGCGGCGGCGGCGGCACCATCCTGCCCGAAGAGATCGAAGAGCTGCACGAGTACGGCATCACCCGCATCTACTCGCCCGACGACGGCCGCCAGATGGGCCTGCAGGGCATGATCAACGACGTGCTGGAGCAGTGCGACTTCCCCGTCGGCGCCAGCCTCAACGGCCAACTGAAAGAATATACGAGCAAAGACCCCATGGTGCTGGCGCGCATGATCAGCGCCGTGGAAAACTTCCCGGACGACAACCGGGACTGGCTGGATAAACTGCGCCGGGAAGTGGAGCGCAAAGTCATCCCCGTGCTCGGCATCACCGGCACCGGCGGCGCCGGCAAGTCCAGCCTGGTCGACGAACTGATGCGCCGCTTCCTGATGGATTTCGAGGACAAAACCATCGCCATCATCTCCGTCGACCCGTCCAAGCGCAAAACGGGCGGCGCCCTGCTGGGCGACCGCATCCGGATGAACTCCATCACTTCCGCCCTGGCCGATGGGCGGGTCTTCATGCGTTCGCTGGCCACCCGGCAATCCAACCTGGCCCTTTCCAAACACGTTCAGGCAGCGGTGGACATTCTGAAGGCAGCGCAGTTCGACCTCATCGTCCTGGAAACCTCCGGCATCGGGCAGTCCGATACCGAGATCGTCGACCACTCGGATGTGTCGCTCTACGTGATGACGCCCGACTACGGAGCAGCCACGCAATTGGAGAAGATCGATATGCTCGACTTCGCCGACATCATCGCCATCAACAAGTTTGACAAACGCGGCGCCCAGGATGCTCTGCGCGACGTCAAGAAACAATACCAGAGAAACCACCAGCTCTTCAGCAAGAGCCTGGAAGAAATGCCGGTTTTCGGCACCATTGCCTCCCAGTTCAACGACCCGGGCACCAATACCCTCTATCGGGTATTGATGGATACCGTCGCCGAACGGACGGGCGCCCCGCTAAAGTCCAGCTTCCATAGCTCGGACGAGATGAGCGAGAAGATTTACATCATCCCGCCCAAACGGGTGCGCTACCTGTCCGAAATTTCCGACAACAACCGCAACTACGACAGCTGGGTGGATCGGCAGGCAGGCATCGCCCGGCAGTTGTTCGGCTTGAAGCACTCTATAGAAACGATAGAAAAGCAAAACAACCTTTCCAACAAAAAGGAAACCCTGGCTACGCTCCGGAAAGCCTACGAGGATTTGGAACTCGACCTGGACGGCGACTGCAAGCGGATTCTCGACGGTTGGGAGGAGAAAAAGGCCGCCTACGCTGCCGATGAATACGTTTACAAAGTGCGGGGCCGGGAAATCAGGGTGCCGACCTTTACCGAATCGCTCTCCCATTCGCGCATCCCCAGGGTGGCGCTGCCGCGTTTCCAGGATTGGGGCGAAATCCTGCGCTGGGTTTTGCAGGAAAACGTGCCCGGAGATTTTCCGTACACTGCCGGCGTATTCCCCTTCAAGCGCAAAGGCGAAGACCCCACCCGCATGTTCGCCGGCGAGGGTGGCCCGGAGCGCACCAACAAGCGCTTCCACTACCTGTCGGAAGACATGCCCGCCGCCCGCCTGTCCACCGCTTTCGACTCCGTGACCCTCTACGGCGAAGACCCCGACTACCGCCCCGACATTTACGGCAAGGTGGGCAACTCCGGCGTCAGCGTTTGCTGCCTGGACGACGCCAAAAAACTGTACTCCGGCTTCGACCTCTGCGACCCGAAAACGTCGGTTTCCATGACCATCAACGGCCCGGCAGCCACCATCGCCGCCTTCTTCATGAACGCCGCCATCGACCAGCAATGCGAGAAATACATCCGAGAGCACGGGCTGGAGGATAAGGTAGAGGCTAAGCTTAAGGAATTATACGACAACAGGGGGTTGCCTCGCCCGAAGTACGAGGCTGAGCTACCCGAAGCCAACGACGGCCTCGGCCTGCTGCTGCTGGGCGTCACCGGCGATCAGATTTTGGAAGAAAGGGTATACAACGAACTGAAAGCCAAAGCCCTTTCGTCGGTGCGCGGCACCGTTCAGGCCGATATCCTCAAAGAAGACCAGGCGCAGAATACCTGCATCTTCTCCACGGAATTTTCCCTTAAGCTGATGGGCGATATGCAGGAGTACTTCATCTGGAAGAAAGTGAAGAATTTCTACTCCGTCTCCATCTCCGGGTACCACATCGCCGAGGCGGGCGCCAACCCCATTTCCCAGTTGGCCTTCACCCTGGCCAACGGCTTTACTTTTGTAGAATACTACCTCTCCCGCGGCATGGCCATCGACGATTTCGCGCCCAATCTGTCCTTCTTTTTCTCCAATGGGGTGGACGCCGAATACGCCGTCATCGGCCGGGTGGCCCGCCGCATCTGGGCGAAAGCGATGAAGAATAAATACGGCGCCGACGAGCGCTCGCAAAAACTGAAATACCACATCCAGACCTCCGGCCGCTCCCTGCACGCTCAGGAGATCAGCTTCAACGACATCCGCACTACCCTGCAGGCGCTCTACGCCATCTACGACAACTGCAACAGCCTGCACACCAACGCCTACGACGAGGCCATCACCACCCCCACCGAAGAGAGCGTGCGCCGCGCCGTGGCCATACAGATGATCATCAACCACGAGCTGGGCATGGCTAAAAACGAAAACCCGCTGCAGGGATCCTTCATCATCGAAGAGCTGACCGAACTGGTGGAGGAAGCCGTGCTGATGGAGTTCGACCGCATCACCGAGCGCGGCGGCGTGCTGGGCGCTATGGAGACCATGTACCAGCGCGGCAAAATACAGGACGAGAGCATCTACTACGAGACGCTCAAGCATACCGGCGGACTGCCCATTATCGGGGTCAATACGTTTCTCAATAAAGACGGCTCGCCCACCATCCTGCCCAAGGAAGTGATCCGCGCCACCCGGGAGGAAAAAGAAGCCCAGATCGAAACGCAACGCAACCTGCGGAAAGCGAACGAGGAGGAAGGGCCAAAAATGCTGCGCCGCCTCCAGGAGGTGGCCATCCGCAACGGCAATACCTTTGAGGAATTAATGGAGACGGTGAAGCACTGTTCGCTGGGGCAGATTACGCACGCGCTTTTTGAGGTGGGGGGGCAGTATCGGAGGAATATGTAA
- a CDS encoding SUMF1/EgtB/PvdO family nonheme iron enzyme — protein MEGLHRVVRGGSWNENARNCRIAFRNRNEPDNRNNNIGFRLVFVPQLKCKVG, from the coding sequence ATCGAGGGTTTGCACCGCGTTGTCCGCGGCGGCAGTTGGAACGAAAACGCACGGAACTGCCGGATAGCGTTCCGCAACCGCAACGAACCCGACAACCGCAACAACAACATAGGCTTCCGCCTGGTGTTCGTCCCGCAGCTCAAATGTAAAGTCGGATGA
- a CDS encoding RNA-directed DNA polymerase — protein sequence MKRQGYLIEPMAEMGNLELAFYQAQKGKADRLEVIDYGKNLRSNLRRLQRQILSGEAEVGGYHYFTIYDPKKRQICAAPFAQRVLHHALMNVCHPHFEKVQISDSYASRIDKGTYAALEKAKGYNRKYAWFLKLDVRKYFDSLAHSMIRAQLPKLFKDQRLLHIFDQIVDSYSVEEGRGVPIGNLTSQYFANHYLSPADHFAKETLRIPAYARYMDDMVLWHSDKEVLLEAGYKFRAFIEERLQLSLKPFCLNKNTRGLPFLGYLLYPETIRLAKRSRRRYIRKMEKYEHFLKEGLWTQQEYQKHMMPLTAFTLYADAKAFRQKAQKRLQKEEIAN from the coding sequence ATGAAACGGCAGGGATATCTGATTGAGCCTATGGCGGAGATGGGAAACCTCGAGCTGGCCTTTTACCAAGCCCAGAAAGGCAAGGCCGACAGGCTGGAGGTAATAGACTACGGCAAAAACCTGCGGTCAAACCTGCGAAGGTTGCAGAGACAGATTCTGTCGGGGGAGGCAGAAGTTGGCGGCTACCACTACTTCACCATCTACGACCCCAAAAAGCGGCAAATATGCGCAGCGCCTTTTGCGCAACGGGTGTTGCACCATGCTTTAATGAATGTGTGCCATCCCCACTTCGAAAAGGTACAGATTTCTGACAGTTATGCCAGCCGGATCGACAAAGGCACCTATGCGGCTCTGGAGAAGGCAAAAGGTTACAATCGGAAGTATGCCTGGTTTTTAAAATTGGACGTGCGAAAATATTTTGACAGCCTGGCCCATAGCATGATACGGGCGCAACTCCCCAAGCTGTTCAAAGACCAGCGGTTGCTCCACATTTTTGATCAAATCGTCGACAGTTACAGCGTCGAAGAAGGCCGGGGTGTGCCCATTGGCAACCTGACGAGCCAGTATTTTGCAAACCACTATTTATCGCCTGCCGATCATTTTGCGAAAGAAACCCTCCGCATCCCCGCTTATGCCCGCTACATGGACGACATGGTTTTGTGGCATTCTGACAAAGAAGTGTTATTGGAAGCAGGGTACAAGTTTCGGGCATTTATTGAGGAACGCTTACAACTCTCTTTAAAGCCTTTTTGTTTGAATAAAAATACAAGAGGCTTGCCATTTTTAGGATATTTGTTATATCCAGAGACTATTCGCTTGGCTAAAAGAAGCCGCAGGCGGTACATCCGAAAAATGGAGAAATACGAGCATTTTTTAAAAGAAGGATTGTGGACACAGCAGGAATATCAAAAGCACATGATGCCGTTGACTGCCTTTACCTTATACGCTGATGCAAAGGCATTCCGGCAAAAAGCACAAAAACGCTTGCAGAAAGAAGAAATTGCAAACTGA
- a CDS encoding HRDC domain-containing protein — protein MQVKLFTIPVGDSGAALQEMNTFLRSNKILEVENELVSNENGAYWCFCVRYIERGYPSEGNQKSRKKVDYRKVLDEATFQKFSKLREIRKKIAAEEGISAFIVLTDEELAELAKLDEITEKAMLGIRGIGEKKVERFAKYFITQPGTDETAGISD, from the coding sequence ATGCAAGTCAAACTATTTACCATCCCCGTCGGCGATAGTGGCGCCGCCTTGCAAGAAATGAATACGTTTTTGAGGTCCAACAAAATACTGGAGGTAGAAAACGAGCTGGTCAGCAACGAAAATGGAGCGTACTGGTGTTTTTGCGTACGCTATATTGAACGGGGATACCCTTCGGAAGGCAACCAAAAAAGCCGGAAAAAGGTAGATTACCGGAAGGTGCTGGATGAAGCGACTTTCCAGAAATTTTCAAAACTTCGGGAAATCCGTAAAAAAATAGCTGCCGAAGAAGGCATATCCGCTTTCATTGTCTTAACCGACGAGGAGCTTGCGGAGTTGGCCAAGCTGGACGAAATCACAGAGAAAGCTATGCTCGGAATTAGGGGCATAGGCGAAAAGAAGGTGGAACGCTTTGCAAAATATTTCATCACCCAACCCGGAACGGATGAAACGGCAGGGATATCTGATTGA
- a CDS encoding SUMF1/EgtB/PvdO family nonheme iron enzyme, whose protein sequence is MSNKKPTRIFISYRWEYTYHEAKNLQRAIEARFEDVRVFRDEERATPGNSITEEIVGALKETNLVLALLHEGWQRQPPKSPGCYQNKFFKEDDWVRLELDLAKNELGKKVVPVLCNGASLPPRNDQIELNGVLPECLHFLSDDIIALEMGRANKSEAGILDYLEKEFQLVRKKQPEKAVLKNRLRDEGLELPDKMPDKKAVPKPFLGLPYFEEKHARLFFGRSNEICDLWDMLERKPHRLILLHGYSGVGKSSLLNAGLFPRMKHKGWTVVGRRRQKDRSLCRLLEDDMLLQVSQNEKTLLAIDQLEEAMIEPFEDKEELPPFFSLLEKAMKENPRLKVLLGFRKEFLPEIQKQVPEALKGHTQGYFLEPLDDGSILEAIRLDDKLKDHYAFEFEPGLEEKIAAGIVERDAQLYSGETSSKAPWLQMLLLNLWDTAANRTGQFEKLKLTGQDFKAVRQNNFPSLVNTQLDKLELEPEPHSTYFQKGLTLDLLHFLTTIGGTAAIRADAELRQRYAVPQAELTAHLRRLENLQLVTRVADRDDQLYTRLAHDALAPVIRKRHEQSDKPVQHAHRIFQSKKTVAPTGQAAYIPIQDKDDILLLREAKAFMYRWPAEAQAAFEQGAAEVEKREAELRDKTASIFDSFAGVGAGLIQSLDHAQALGKLKIAMKVDIDFELKKEKLRQPLEELLFFFAEGGRRTGLARAAAELLLQLEPRETLAAALRQCLAEEWAERSQFDPLLRELPSFSTLQSRYYPQMIAIPTGKDGIFDMGSPESESGRYSDELLHKVKLSPYHMAATPTTFYQYALYCEAEDKSIASKTPSWGRFGNHPLVNVSWYEAVGFCNWLSGQAGLTACYNILEEKDSDKNNQVQNDYLKWKVNLDKKADGFRLPTEAEWELAARSGCPARRPLYAGSDNLDEVGWFWENSGDKPLSGDWDINRVLNNNCRTHAVKEKGKHNGIGLYDMSGNVYEWCWDWYGEAYYKECQARGVEIDPPGPESSSSGRVVRGGSWYGNARNCRIAFRNRGVPDNRDSSIGFRLVFVPQSG, encoded by the coding sequence ATGAGCAATAAGAAACCAACTCGAATTTTTATCAGCTATCGTTGGGAATATACCTACCACGAGGCCAAAAACCTGCAACGCGCTATTGAAGCCCGCTTTGAAGACGTCCGGGTTTTCAGGGACGAAGAAAGGGCTACGCCCGGAAATTCCATTACCGAAGAGATTGTCGGCGCCCTGAAGGAAACGAACCTGGTGCTGGCGCTTTTGCACGAAGGCTGGCAGCGGCAACCGCCTAAAAGCCCTGGCTGTTACCAGAACAAGTTTTTCAAGGAAGACGATTGGGTGCGTTTGGAACTGGACCTTGCCAAAAATGAGCTAGGCAAGAAAGTCGTTCCGGTCTTGTGCAATGGAGCAAGCCTGCCGCCGCGCAACGACCAGATAGAGTTAAACGGCGTATTGCCCGAATGCCTCCATTTCCTTTCTGATGATATAATAGCGCTAGAAATGGGCCGAGCCAATAAGAGCGAAGCCGGCATCCTCGATTATCTCGAAAAAGAATTTCAACTCGTCCGGAAAAAACAGCCGGAAAAGGCCGTGCTCAAAAACCGCCTGCGGGATGAGGGGCTTGAGCTGCCCGATAAAATGCCGGATAAAAAAGCCGTTCCCAAGCCCTTTCTCGGCCTGCCTTACTTCGAAGAAAAACACGCCCGCCTGTTTTTCGGGCGCAGCAATGAAATTTGCGATTTATGGGATATGCTGGAGCGCAAGCCTCACCGGCTCATTCTGCTGCACGGCTACTCGGGCGTAGGCAAATCCTCCCTGCTCAATGCCGGCTTGTTCCCGCGGATGAAGCACAAAGGCTGGACGGTAGTGGGCCGCCGCCGCCAAAAAGACAGGAGCCTCTGCCGCCTGCTCGAGGACGATATGCTGCTTCAAGTATCGCAGAACGAAAAAACCCTGCTGGCTATTGACCAGTTGGAGGAAGCCATGATCGAGCCTTTTGAAGACAAAGAGGAACTGCCGCCCTTTTTCAGCCTGCTCGAAAAAGCAATGAAGGAAAACCCCAGGTTGAAAGTACTGCTCGGCTTCCGCAAAGAATTTTTGCCGGAAATACAAAAGCAGGTTCCCGAAGCATTGAAAGGCCATACCCAAGGGTATTTCCTCGAACCGCTCGACGACGGCAGCATCCTGGAAGCCATCCGGCTGGACGACAAGCTGAAGGATCATTACGCTTTCGAGTTCGAGCCCGGCCTGGAGGAAAAGATCGCCGCCGGCATCGTCGAGCGCGATGCCCAGCTATACAGCGGGGAGACGTCCAGCAAGGCGCCCTGGCTGCAAATGCTGTTGCTCAACCTTTGGGATACGGCCGCTAACCGGACGGGCCAATTCGAAAAGTTGAAACTCACCGGCCAGGACTTCAAAGCCGTGCGGCAAAACAACTTCCCTTCCCTCGTAAACACACAGCTCGATAAGCTGGAACTAGAACCCGAACCCCATTCCACTTATTTTCAAAAAGGGCTGACGCTCGACCTGCTTCACTTCCTGACCACGATCGGAGGGACCGCCGCTATCCGGGCCGACGCCGAGCTGCGGCAGCGTTACGCCGTACCGCAGGCCGAGCTAACGGCTCACCTGCGCCGGCTTGAAAACCTACAGCTCGTCACCCGCGTCGCCGACCGCGACGATCAACTTTACACCCGCCTCGCCCACGACGCCCTGGCGCCGGTGATACGCAAGCGCCACGAGCAGTCCGATAAACCTGTACAGCACGCTCACCGGATTTTTCAAAGCAAAAAAACAGTTGCCCCAACCGGCCAGGCCGCCTATATTCCCATCCAGGATAAAGACGACATCCTCCTGCTCCGCGAGGCTAAAGCTTTTATGTACCGCTGGCCGGCCGAAGCGCAGGCCGCTTTCGAGCAGGGAGCGGCGGAAGTGGAAAAAAGGGAAGCCGAACTGCGCGACAAAACCGCTTCCATCTTCGACAGCTTCGCCGGCGTGGGCGCCGGCCTGATCCAATCGCTCGATCATGCGCAGGCGCTCGGAAAATTGAAGATCGCGATGAAGGTGGACATCGATTTTGAGCTGAAAAAGGAAAAACTCAGGCAACCGCTCGAAGAGCTACTTTTCTTCTTTGCCGAAGGAGGCAGAAGGACAGGACTGGCCAGAGCCGCCGCCGAACTGCTGCTCCAATTAGAACCCCGCGAAACCCTGGCCGCCGCGCTGCGGCAATGCCTGGCGGAAGAATGGGCCGAGCGAAGCCAATTTGACCCCCTGCTCCGGGAACTGCCTTCATTTTCAACTTTGCAGTCCCGCTACTACCCGCAAATGATCGCCATCCCAACGGGCAAAGACGGCATTTTTGACATGGGAAGCCCGGAATCGGAATCGGGCCGTTATTCTGACGAGCTGTTGCACAAGGTAAAACTATCCCCTTACCATATGGCGGCCACCCCAACCACTTTTTATCAGTACGCCCTGTATTGCGAAGCCGAAGACAAAAGCATCGCCAGCAAAACGCCTTCCTGGGGCCGCTTTGGCAACCACCCGCTGGTAAACGTATCCTGGTACGAAGCGGTGGGGTTCTGCAATTGGCTGAGCGGGCAAGCAGGCTTGACTGCTTGCTACAATATTTTAGAAGAAAAAGACAGCGATAAAAACAATCAGGTGCAAAATGATTATCTTAAATGGAAAGTGAATCTGGACAAAAAAGCCGACGGCTTCCGGCTGCCCACCGAAGCAGAATGGGAACTGGCCGCCCGCAGCGGTTGCCCGGCCCGCCGGCCCCTGTACGCCGGCAGCGACAACCTGGATGAAGTCGGCTGGTTCTGGGAAAATTCTGGCGACAAACCGCTCTCCGGCGACTGGGACATCAACCGGGTGCTCAACAATAATTGCCGCACCCATGCCGTAAAAGAGAAAGGGAAACACAATGGCATCGGATTGTACGACATGAGCGGCAATGTGTACGAATGGTGTTGGGACTGGTACGGCGAAGCGTATTACAAAGAATGCCAGGCAAGAGGAGTTGAAATTGACCCGCCGGGGCCCGAAAGCAGTTCTTCCGGCCGCGTTGTCCGCGGCGGCAGTTGGTACGGGAACGCACGGAACTGCCGGATAGCGTTCCGCAACCGCGGCGTACCCGACAACCGCGACTCCAGCATAGGCTTCCGCCTGGTGTTCGTCCCGCAGTCAGGGTAG
- a CDS encoding nucleotidyltransferase domain-containing protein → MEANQQIIGFLSEHLPALKGVYLFGSRAEGRARPDSDIDIAFLAEWGHSPTAMQRWEWAGELSGLLDIEAVDLVDLQEASTDFRFVIVSTDQRIYCNDRTYCDTFDMIAYSMYQRLELERREIIEEVKKRGRIYG, encoded by the coding sequence ATGGAAGCCAACCAACAGATCATCGGCTTTTTGTCAGAACACCTGCCCGCCCTGAAGGGCGTCTACCTGTTCGGCAGCCGCGCGGAAGGCCGCGCCCGGCCCGACAGCGACATCGATATCGCCTTCCTGGCCGAATGGGGGCATTCGCCAACGGCAATGCAGCGCTGGGAGTGGGCGGGGGAACTATCCGGCCTGCTGGATATCGAAGCAGTAGACCTGGTCGATCTGCAGGAGGCGAGCACCGATTTTCGTTTTGTGATCGTATCCACTGACCAGCGTATCTACTGCAACGACCGTACCTACTGCGATACTTTCGATATGATCGCTTATTCTATGTACCAGCGCCTCGAACTGGAGCGGCGGGAGATCATCGAGGAAGTGAAAAAACGGGGGAGAATTTATGGCTAA
- a CDS encoding helix-turn-helix transcriptional regulator, giving the protein MSDKKRNRIFKAIADPTRREIFHMLVLASVALTINEVAEHFPISRQAVTKHIRILEEAGLVDLVAKGRERHCYADPKPLKEIKDWVAYYEQFWENKLQALGRYLDEEKSKKGNS; this is encoded by the coding sequence ATGTCGGATAAAAAAAGGAACCGGATTTTTAAAGCCATCGCTGACCCGACCCGCAGGGAAATCTTCCACATGCTGGTGCTGGCCAGCGTGGCTTTAACCATCAACGAAGTGGCCGAGCATTTCCCGATCAGCCGCCAGGCGGTAACCAAGCACATCAGAATCCTGGAAGAGGCCGGGCTGGTCGACCTGGTGGCCAAGGGCCGGGAGCGGCACTGCTACGCCGACCCCAAACCGTTGAAGGAGATCAAAGACTGGGTGGCCTACTACGAGCAATTCTGGGAGAACAAGCTACAGGCGCTGGGTAGGTATCTGGATGAGGAAAAGTCGAAGAAAGGAAATAGTTGA
- a CDS encoding SRPBCC domain-containing protein — protein sequence MQDVIVREQFYSHPISEVWKAISEGKNISKWFIQADFQPTVGYQYTFTHENTVIKGEVLEVAPVNTLAYTWIVGDTSVATTVRWMLEEKNGGTALKLEHSGISKYPGESAAKMFSSFQGGWASCLNELEGYLEKEYVG from the coding sequence ATGCAAGACGTAATTGTCAGAGAACAATTTTACAGCCACCCCATTTCAGAAGTATGGAAAGCCATCTCGGAAGGGAAAAACATCTCGAAGTGGTTTATCCAGGCCGATTTTCAACCTACGGTGGGCTATCAGTACACCTTTACCCACGAGAATACGGTTATTAAGGGCGAAGTGCTGGAAGTAGCCCCGGTCAATACCCTGGCCTACACCTGGATCGTCGGAGACACTTCGGTAGCCACCACTGTTCGGTGGATGCTGGAGGAGAAGAACGGAGGGACGGCCCTGAAGTTGGAACATTCCGGCATCAGCAAATACCCCGGCGAGTCGGCAGCTAAGATGTTCAGCAGCTTCCAGGGAGGCTGGGCGTCCTGCCTGAACGAACTGGAAGGATACCTCGAGAAAGAATATGTCGGATAA